The Xanthocytophaga agilis DNA window TCCAGACGATTAACTTCTTCATCATTGTGCACAATATCTCCCAGACAATACAGATACCCCTGTTCATCAAGAATGTCCTCTGCCATCTCAATTGCATAAACAACACCAAAACAAAAGCCCGAATTTGTATCTATGGTCACCTGAAGGTTCAGCATAAAGAAAAGTTTCAGTTCAAACAAATACCTGTAAATTTGTCATTTAAACAGATAAACTAATTTTAGCGAAATGTGTTTGAAACAAAGTGAGGTTTTTACAATCTGTTGTTAAATAAAGAGGAGTACATGCTGTATACTATATGTGCTCTAGAGTTACTTATTCTGAGTAATAAATTAACAGGCACTGCCTTTAAACTTTTAATGAATATACTAACAGTCAAAGATTTAAACAAAACTTATTCTGGACAATTTGCTCCGGCTATTAAAAATATAACACTAGCAATAAAGAAAGGAGAAATATTTGGGTTAGTGGGAGAAAGTGGAAGTGGTAAAACTACTCTATTACGAATCATTGCCGGACTGGAAGATGCAGATAGTGGTAGTGTTCGCTTGTTAAAAGAATCTATAACAGGCCCTTCACAAAATCTAGTACCAGGACATACACATATACGGTTAGTACATCAGAACTTCAATTTACAACCAAATATATCCATTCGCCAAAATATCCTGTATTCTCTCAAAGGCTATGATCTACAATATCAACTAGATAGGCTGGATAAAATGATAGATCTATGTGATTTATCCGCATTACAACACAAATTACCTCGTCAATTATCCGGAGGAGAAATGCAACGGGTGGCCTTGGCTCGTGCACTGGCAGATGAGCCTATGCTGTTGTTGCTGGACGAACCATTCAGTAATGTTGATATTATTCGCCGACAGGAATTGAAACATGAGGTGAGTGATATTATCCGGAAAAGTGGTACTACTGCCATATTTGTCACCCATGATACAACAGAGGCATTAACACTTTCTGATACAATAGGTGTTATGCGGGATGGCTCTCTTATTCAGATTGGAACACCACATCATATTTATAATCACCCTGCCACATCCTATGTTGCCAGATTCTTTGGTAATGCCAATATTATATCTATAATTAAGCTGCAACCCTATCTAAGAATAAAACAACAAGCTTCTCTATTTAACAAGCAGGATGTGGTATGTATAAGAGCAGAGTCCATACAAATCTGTCAGGAGGCAGAAGCCGACCTGACAGGAAAACTCAAAAAAGTTTATTATCTGGGCATGTATGAACTATGGGATGTACAAATAGCCAGAAATATATCACTTCAACTTCTTCATTTCCAGAAGACACCTCCACCGGAAAAATTATTTCTGAAGATTGTATGGGAACAGGTACATGTTTTCCAGTAATTGTTTATAAGTCAATTATAATCGGATCGTTCACAGGCTTATAGTTCAGGTTCATGATACTGGCATTGATAAACTGCATATTATCTACTTCTATCTGACCATAGGCCTCATGAATGTGTCCAAACAAATGAAGTTTTGGCTTTACCTTCCATACAGCTTCCAATAAGTCATCACAACCAACAGTATCTCCCCGGTCTGTCTTATCTAAGATACCCCGAGGAGGACCATGTGTTACAAGTATATCTGTATTAATGGGTATCCTGTCCCAATATCTCCGTATATCAGCACCACGCTGACGATTAAAAGCCCAGTCAAAGAACCAGGGCGTAATTGGTGATCCCCATATAGTAAGACCTTCTATCTTAACGTCTGTGTTACGTAAATAGACTGCATGTGTAAGCAGGGACTCTGCCCGTTTAGCATTTCGCTCAAATAGAAAATCGTGGTTCCCTGCAACGATCACTTTATGACGATGTGGCAATGTAGAAAGCCAATCATTAAAGTCGATAATTTCAGGTTCCTTACCCCTTTTGGAAATATCTCCTGCATGAATAAGCAAATCCCCATCCGGAATTGCTATTTCACTATGAGCACCATGTGTATCAGAAATGCAAACAATACGCATAGACACCAGAAAAATTCATTAAAATGTTTTAGCTTCTTCTATCTATATAAACCAGTCCTACTTACTTCTTTTGCCATGGCCATCTGAATTCTTTTTTATCTTTTCCTTTATTTTTCTTCTTCCATTTGAACGTATTATCAATAGGGAAGAAATATCTCAACGATACATAGAACTGATTGTATTCTTTAAATTCTTCATCTCCATTGAAGAAAGCATTATATCCTGTAGTCAAATGAAATCCTAACAGCCTGAAACCAACAACAGGTGCAACCCCCAACTTCCCTTGTTTAAAGTTAGTAGCATAGACCAGGTTTGCTCCATATGTCAACGCTATTCTTCCTGCTTTGTACCATACACCCACTTTATATTCAGCTGTATTATCCCAGAAATTATATCCGAAAGAACCTCCCACTGAGAACATACGTGGTTTAAACAAACTGATAGTTCTCCAGTGATGCTCAAACCCCATTTCTAAAAAGTTATATGCACCACGCTGAAACCCTAATTGAGCTCCATAATTCCGTTGACGCAATTTACCCAGCAACGAATTACCATCTTTTGGACTGAAAGTAGAATATGAATAGTTGTAAGCTGACAGTAGCTGACTAGTATCTATTGATGAACCAGAAAATGTGTCTGTATAAGCAAGAGAATAATGTGCCAGATGGTCAGATAAAGAAGTGTATTGAGCCTGGACATAAAGAACAGGCAGAAAGAGAAACGCCAATAATAACCGCATGCAGGATGAGTGAGTTTTATAAATTTAGACCCGATTGATGGTTGTAACAGGTTAGGGTAGTTCAATGCAAATTGGTAGAAAAGTATGTAATTGTGTAAACGTATCACATAGAATAAGATGCTCTGCGGTTGGGAAGTGAGATTTTATTGAAGTAAACGCCCATTTTCAAAATGTAGTATATTTCCAAATGATTCGTATTCATACACCTGATTGGAACATAAAATTACTAAGCGGTTCTGTACCGTTTCTGAAATTAATTTCTGATACCAGGCAATTCCTGTTGTATCAAGGTTAGAAGTAGGTTCATCCAATAACAGAATGGGTGTATCAGAATAACAAGCTAATCCTAACTTTAGCCGTGTTTTCATTCCAGACGAAAAATTGCTGATAAACTTATCTTTTGATTTCTGCAATCCAATTCTTTCTATAAAAGAATTTACATTCAGATTATCCCTTAATTGCTTAAATCTCAAATGAAATTCTATTACTTCAGTTAATGTCAATTCCTCAATCAATTCCAGGTATGGCGATGCTACGGAAATGTGCCGGAAAATGTTGTCTTCAGAAACAATTTTTGTTTGTAAGGAATAAGAGATCTTTCCTTCTGTAAGTGGCAAATTCCCTGCCAGTATCTGGAGAAAGGTTGATTTTCCACTTCCATTCGGTCCGGTAATGACATAAACATTACCAGATTCAAGCGTAAGATGTATATTTCGGAATATCCAGTCCCGATTAAATTTTCTTCCTACATTATCAAGCGTAATACGCATTACAACAATTAAAGAGTTAAAAATAAAGATAGACAGGTAATTTTATTGCTGCATCTGGCCATTGCGCACAAAATTACGAATATGATCAATAACAACTTCCATAAGACGTTCCCGAGTTTCTACTGCAGCCCAGGCAATATGAGGAGTTAGAATTAACTTATGTTTCTTTTGAACAGATAATAAAGGATTTTGAATAGTCAGAGGCTCTTGTTCAAACACATCCAGTCCTGCACCTGCAATCTGGTCTTCATCTATAGCCTTTGCCAAATCTGTTTCATTAATTATGCCACCCCTACCAAGATTAAGAAGAATGGCAGTAGACTTCATTTGACGTAATGTCTCGGCATTAATCAAGTTTCGTGTTTGCTCTGTTAATGGAGAATGCACAGAAATTACGTCTGATAATTGTAAAAGATCCTCCCAACTGACATGTTTATATTTCTCGGGACGTTGCTTACCTGATATGGAATGGTATACTACCTCCATACCAAATGCTTCTGCAATATGTGCAACCCCTCTCCCGATATCTCCTAATCCAATAATACCTAAACGTTTTCCTTTCAATAATCTAAATTCCCGCTCCAGATGTGTAAAAGTGCGACTTTGTGTATAGCCTCCTGACTTTACATACTGATCATAATAGAGAATCTGTTCCTGCAAAGCCAGCAATAATGTAAATGTATGTTGTGCTACACTATCAACCGCATATCCAACAGCATTCTTAACAAGTATATCTCGTTGCTGAGCAAATGTAACATCTACATTATTTATACCTGTAGCCGTTACACAAATAAGCTTTAAGTGAGTCGATTTTTCAAGTACAGCACGATCTAATACCACTTTGTTTGTAAGAACAATATCCGCATCATGTATTCTCGATAGCGTTTGGTCAGGAGTAGTTACAGGATAAATTACAAGATCACCTAATTCCTTCAGGGAAGACAGCAAAGGAACTTCTCCAAATGTTTCTGCGTCTAAAAAGATAATCTTCATAGTGTATATATTCTTGTTTGGCGCAAAATACTACCTTTTCGGATTATATAGTGTAGCGACTGGAAGGAAAAGCAGAAAACCTTTAGATATGGAAAGGTTACATTTTAGTCAGTAAGGTTAATTTAGTAGAGACAATTATAGATAAAATAAGTAAGTAGTTTTGCTTACTGAAAAATATGCAATACATGCTTTGTTAGATGCAAAATCTACGCAGTTATAAAAGTTTTTACCAGATATTTATTTGTATTTAAGACCTAATCCATTAAATTGCTAATTATATCCAAACTTAAAAGCCAATCTACCTGTTAGTTTAGAAAAACTGATCGCTTGTTTAATCAAAACCGCATATTAGTAATCCAGTAATATACAATGTCAAAACAAAAACTAACGTTCAATCCTCTGTCAGCTTGGATCAATAAGGATGAGAAGAAGCCTTTGATCATTTCAGGTCCATGTAGTGCTGAGACTGAAGAGCAATTGGTAAATACCGGTTTGGCTCTTAAAAAACTTAATGTAAGTGCTATTCGTGCGGGTATTTGGAAGCCTCGTACCAAACCTGGTACTTTTGAAGGCAATGGAGCAGCAGCTTTACCTTGGATCAAATCTGTAAAAGAAGCTACAGGACTACCGTTTGCTACTGAAGTTGCCACTCCTCAACATATTGAAGAAGCGCTTAAGTATGGTGCAGACATTCTATGGATTGGAGCCCGTTCTACTGTAAATCCTTTTACAGTTCAGGATATGGCAGACGCATTGAAAGGTGTAGATATCCCGGTTTTGATCAAAAACCCAATCAACCCTGAGCTTGCTCTTTGGATTGGTGCTATTGAACGTATCTATAATGCTGGTATTCGTAATATTGCAGCTATTCACCGTGGATTCTCTACTCATCGGAAAACGAAATACCGGAATGAGCCACTTTGGGGGATTGCTATTGAATTAAAGACATTATTCCCCGATCTTCCAATTATCGGAGATCCAAGCCATATCACAGGAAAAAGAACTGCTATATACGAAGCATCTCAGAAAGCACTCGATCTGAACTATGATGGTTTAATGATCGAATCTCACCTGGATCCTGACAATGCATGGAGTGATGCGGCACAACAGGTGACTCCTGCTGCGTTGGAACAAATCCTGGCAGCATTAAAAACCCGCCAGACTACATCAGATGATGCTATGTTTATCAATCATCTGGAAGATATGCGTCATCAGATTGATGATGTTGATCGCGAACTACTGGAAATCCTGGCTCAGCGTATGAACATTGTAGAGAAAGCCGGAGAATACAAACGCGAGCATAATGTAACTGTATTTCAGCAGGATCGTTGGTCTGAAATCTTCAAAACACGTCCTGAATGGGCAGAGAAGATGAAAATCAATAAAGATTTTGTAGCAGAGATGTTTAAACTTATTCATACAGAATCTATCCGTCTCCAGACTGAAGTTTCTGAACGCGAGAAAATTAAAGCTTAATTTAATTGAACAAACAGAAAAAACTCCATTCATTCTTGAGTGGAGTTTTTTTATGTCTGTCAATTACCTTTTAATGATTATACAAAAGTTGTGAATGTATTTTTATCTGTCGTTGATAAATCCACATCCATCCAATAGCAATCAGAGCATATATAGTTAGCACAGATACAGGTAAAGGAGTTACAGTTCCTTCCGCATGGCCAATTCGCATACATAGTGCTAATATAGATAGTCCTAATCCTGCTCCCATAAAATATGCAGTGGTAGATACACTAGAACCTACACCTTGTTTCTCATTTGGAATTTTCTGAATGGCCATGGCTGTCAGGCTGGGAAAACAGATTGCCATACCACTTCCTGTAACACATGCTACAGAGGATAAAATGACAAACAGGTTATAATCCAGCCAGAATACTGTTAGTAATAATGAAGCTCCTGTTAGCATTAAGGTCATACCAAGTATTCCAATCTGAACTATATTCATCTTCTTTAAGAATACAGGTAACAAAAACTTAGAAATCAGAGAAGATAATATACTGAATGGAACCAATAATAAACCTGACTTTGCCGCACTGAAATGCATATTTTGTTGCAGTATCAGAGATAAAAGAAATAGATAACCAGAAAAGAAAGCTCCTAATAGCAAACAGGTCCCATTGCCCAAAATGGTAATTGGATGTTGAAATAAAAAGAATTCAATTAGTGGAGTATTTTGACGTTTGCTTCTATAAACAAACAACCAGAGACCTCCTAAAATTAACAGAAGCATAACTCCTGTACTGATAAACTTGTCTTGTATATCTGCAAGGTCATGTACAACATAAGATAATGCAACAATTATTACTGTTAGCAAAACTCCTGACAAGATATCAGGTTTATTTTTGTCATCAGTAGTCTGATCGTTATCTATATATTGGTAAGCCATGTATAGAGCTACGGCGATAACTGGTACATTAATGAAAAAAATCCACTGCCAGCCAAAATAGGTGGCAATCAACCCTCCCAGAGAAAGACCACATCCAGAGCCTATAGCTGCAAATGAACTAAAGATGCCCAATGCCTTATTGCGTTCATGACTTGCTGTAAATGTATTGGTAATGATTGACATAGCAGAGGGCATTGCCATAGCTGCAGCTAACCCCTGTAATGCCCGGAATCCCATTAACCAAGAAAATGAGGGAGCTAAACCGGCTCCTAATGAAGTAATCAGAAACAAAGCACTTCCAGCCAGAAATATTCTTTTTCTCCCCATTACATCCGACAATGTTCCTCCTACAACCAGAAAACCGCCATAGAACAACAGATATACAGTTTGTAGCCATTGGATGGTTTCATTAGCTACCCCAAATTCTGTTTTAATCAATGGCATTGCCAGATTTAAGATGGCAATATCTAATGCTTCAAAGAATATGGCAGTTGAAGCTACTATAAGGATAATATTTTTTCTATTAATCACAATACATACATTTGTTCTACACAAAATTACATATTGCCCATATAAGTGCTATATAAAGTATCAAATACAGAATATTTATACATTTATTATATATTAAACAGAACAGATACACATGTCAAGTACATATAATACTACCTTAGCAGAACATATGTCTAATCCGGCTTTGGTATTGGATTCCAAAGACTATGAAATTTTGCGTTTACTGCAGGAGAACGCGAAAAGTACAGTAAGAGAAATAGCCGCTAAAGTACACCTGAGTACAACACCTGTGCATGATCGGATCAAGCGGATGGAAAACAATGGAGTGATTAAGCAATATGCTGCTCTGGTTGATCGTCGTTTGGTACGTAAAGGGATTATGGTTATCTGTTATGTATCCTTAAAGGAGCATACCAAAAAAGTAGGAGGAAGATTTATTGAAGCTATTCTTCAAATGAGATCTGTCATTGAATGTTATACTATCTCAGGGGAATTTGACTTTATGCTTAAGATCATTGCAGAGAGTATGGATGACTATCATACCTTTTATATCAATGAACTCAGTGAAATCAAAGGTATCCGATACATGCAGAGTATTTTTGTGATGAATGTAATCAAGGATACTCATCAGATTATTTGAGAATGTATTAAGAAGTTGGATTCTGTAATAGCGAGGACAGTGAGTTATCAGGATTCTGGTTATATCTCAAGATTATCAGAGTCCTGATACTTAAATAAAGTAATCAGATTTCTGATAGTGTGAAATTATAATCAGTAGCTTGATATTTTTCCAAAGTGACTGGAATTCCAGTCATTGGCAGAAGCGACCGAAACTCCAGTTAAACAAACTTTTGAACTAAAGTCCAGTCATCTATGAAAGTGAACAGAGTTTAGGTCAATGAAGAAAGTGACCATTATTCGAATATTTCTTGAAAGTGATCGGTATTCCAGTCAAACGCAAAAATGATTTGAATAATGGTCAAAAATATTTTTAATTAGAAATCCATTTGCTTTTGCTGACATCAAGGCCATGAACAGATTTCTGATCATCATTTAGATTGTGCATGATTCGTTGCACACTATTATATATCTTGAGTTATTGTGCAATTGTGTTTCCTCGCAGAAATTCATCTATCTTCATTCGTTTTTTTCCTTCTATCTGCAATTCCTTTATTTCAATCCATCCATCTGTAGTCTTGAATCGCAGATACGTTTTATTATCAGAAGAAACAGATCCAGGCTGTAGAGTTTCTCCATTTGTAGTATAGAATTTCTCTGCCTGAAAAATTTTACACGTTTTTCCATTTACTCTAGTCCACGCACCTGGATAAGGAGAAAGTCCCCTTATAAAATTGTATATCTTCTCAACTGACTGTTCAAAATTGATTTCACATGTTTCTGTAAAAATCTTGGGTGCCATCTTAGCAGGCTTAGACAGATCCTGAGGTATCTGAGGATAATTACCTGTATCTACAGCTGTAACAGTTTTAAGGACAAGTTTCGCCCCTTTATGCATCAAACGTTCATAGACAGTTCCCACATTATCTGTTTCAGAGATAGGTTCATGGTCCTGAAAGATAATATTACCTGTATCTATCTCATGTTGCAGAAAAAAAGTTGAGGCACCAGTTTCTTTTTCCCCGTTAATAATAGCCCAGTTAATAGGCGCAGCTCCACGATAATCAGGTAATAAAGAAGCATGCAGATTAAAAGTACCCTTGGGAGGCATATTCCAAACAACTTCCGGAAGCATTCGAAAAGCAACCACTACCTGCAAATCTGCTTTATAGCTTTTCAATTCTTCTAAAAACTCAGGATTTTTCAGTTTTTCAGGCTGCAGTACAGGAATACTATGTTTAAGCGCAGCTTCTTTTACGGGTGAAGCCACAAGCTTTAATCCTCTTCCTGCGGGTTTATCAGGAGCTGTAATTACAGCAACTACATTGTAATTATTCTCTACCAATATTTCCAGGCTAGGTACTGCAAATTCAGGCGTACCCATAAATATGATTCGCATAACAAAAAATGTTAGATATGTAAATAACTTGTCCAACTCTTCACCAAAAGTAGTATCCTTCAACTGGCTTCCCAAACTTCTTTTATTAGGAATCTACATTCCATATGTGTAACACAAAATAAGAATTCTCCTTTTTGAATAAACCCAATAACAAATAATAACTTTCGAAGAAGTCACTTGCTCTATTCAACGAAAATTCGTATTTTAGCGCTTATCTTACAGACTTCCGCAAGAGTAGTTGGCTCTTGCGGTTTGTTTTTGTCTATACTAATGCAAGAGATAACGTTCAATTTGATTTCTCCGGATCAGTTTTACTCGTCCGGTTCAGGATTTGGTTAACAGGTTCTGCAAGGCTATTGGTATACGTTTTGTAGGACGGCTTGTAGTTACAGC harbors:
- a CDS encoding ABC transporter ATP-binding protein, coding for MNILTVKDLNKTYSGQFAPAIKNITLAIKKGEIFGLVGESGSGKTTLLRIIAGLEDADSGSVRLLKESITGPSQNLVPGHTHIRLVHQNFNLQPNISIRQNILYSLKGYDLQYQLDRLDKMIDLCDLSALQHKLPRQLSGGEMQRVALARALADEPMLLLLDEPFSNVDIIRRQELKHEVSDIIRKSGTTAIFVTHDTTEALTLSDTIGVMRDGSLIQIGTPHHIYNHPATSYVARFFGNANIISIIKLQPYLRIKQQASLFNKQDVVCIRAESIQICQEAEADLTGKLKKVYYLGMYELWDVQIARNISLQLLHFQKTPPPEKLFLKIVWEQVHVFQ
- a CDS encoding metallophosphatase domain-containing protein, producing MRIVCISDTHGAHSEIAIPDGDLLIHAGDISKRGKEPEIIDFNDWLSTLPHRHKVIVAGNHDFLFERNAKRAESLLTHAVYLRNTDVKIEGLTIWGSPITPWFFDWAFNRQRGADIRRYWDRIPINTDILVTHGPPRGILDKTDRGDTVGCDDLLEAVWKVKPKLHLFGHIHEAYGQIEVDNMQFINASIMNLNYKPVNDPIIIDL
- a CDS encoding ABC transporter ATP-binding protein encodes the protein MRITLDNVGRKFNRDWIFRNIHLTLESGNVYVITGPNGSGKSTFLQILAGNLPLTEGKISYSLQTKIVSEDNIFRHISVASPYLELIEELTLTEVIEFHLRFKQLRDNLNVNSFIERIGLQKSKDKFISNFSSGMKTRLKLGLACYSDTPILLLDEPTSNLDTTGIAWYQKLISETVQNRLVILCSNQVYEYESFGNILHFENGRLLQ
- a CDS encoding D-2-hydroxyacid dehydrogenase → MKIIFLDAETFGEVPLLSSLKELGDLVIYPVTTPDQTLSRIHDADIVLTNKVVLDRAVLEKSTHLKLICVTATGINNVDVTFAQQRDILVKNAVGYAVDSVAQHTFTLLLALQEQILYYDQYVKSGGYTQSRTFTHLEREFRLLKGKRLGIIGLGDIGRGVAHIAEAFGMEVVYHSISGKQRPEKYKHVSWEDLLQLSDVISVHSPLTEQTRNLINAETLRQMKSTAILLNLGRGGIINETDLAKAIDEDQIAGAGLDVFEQEPLTIQNPLLSVQKKHKLILTPHIAWAAVETRERLMEVVIDHIRNFVRNGQMQQ
- a CDS encoding bifunctional 3-deoxy-7-phosphoheptulonate synthase/chorismate mutase type II; translated protein: MSKQKLTFNPLSAWINKDEKKPLIISGPCSAETEEQLVNTGLALKKLNVSAIRAGIWKPRTKPGTFEGNGAAALPWIKSVKEATGLPFATEVATPQHIEEALKYGADILWIGARSTVNPFTVQDMADALKGVDIPVLIKNPINPELALWIGAIERIYNAGIRNIAAIHRGFSTHRKTKYRNEPLWGIAIELKTLFPDLPIIGDPSHITGKRTAIYEASQKALDLNYDGLMIESHLDPDNAWSDAAQQVTPAALEQILAALKTRQTTSDDAMFINHLEDMRHQIDDVDRELLEILAQRMNIVEKAGEYKREHNVTVFQQDRWSEIFKTRPEWAEKMKINKDFVAEMFKLIHTESIRLQTEVSEREKIKA
- a CDS encoding MFS transporter, which produces MINRKNIILIVASTAIFFEALDIAILNLAMPLIKTEFGVANETIQWLQTVYLLFYGGFLVVGGTLSDVMGRKRIFLAGSALFLITSLGAGLAPSFSWLMGFRALQGLAAAMAMPSAMSIITNTFTASHERNKALGIFSSFAAIGSGCGLSLGGLIATYFGWQWIFFINVPVIAVALYMAYQYIDNDQTTDDKNKPDILSGVLLTVIIVALSYVVHDLADIQDKFISTGVMLLLILGGLWLFVYRSKRQNTPLIEFFLFQHPITILGNGTCLLLGAFFSGYLFLLSLILQQNMHFSAAKSGLLLVPFSILSSLISKFLLPVFLKKMNIVQIGILGMTLMLTGASLLLTVFWLDYNLFVILSSVACVTGSGMAICFPSLTAMAIQKIPNEKQGVGSSVSTTAYFMGAGLGLSILALCMRIGHAEGTVTPLPVSVLTIYALIAIGWMWIYQRQIKIHSQLLYNH
- a CDS encoding Lrp/AsnC family transcriptional regulator, with protein sequence MSSTYNTTLAEHMSNPALVLDSKDYEILRLLQENAKSTVREIAAKVHLSTTPVHDRIKRMENNGVIKQYAALVDRRLVRKGIMVICYVSLKEHTKKVGGRFIEAILQMRSVIECYTISGEFDFMLKIIAESMDDYHTFYINELSEIKGIRYMQSIFVMNVIKDTHQII
- the fmt gene encoding methionyl-tRNA formyltransferase; amino-acid sequence: MRIIFMGTPEFAVPSLEILVENNYNVVAVITAPDKPAGRGLKLVASPVKEAALKHSIPVLQPEKLKNPEFLEELKSYKADLQVVVAFRMLPEVVWNMPPKGTFNLHASLLPDYRGAAPINWAIINGEKETGASTFFLQHEIDTGNIIFQDHEPISETDNVGTVYERLMHKGAKLVLKTVTAVDTGNYPQIPQDLSKPAKMAPKIFTETCEINFEQSVEKIYNFIRGLSPYPGAWTRVNGKTCKIFQAEKFYTTNGETLQPGSVSSDNKTYLRFKTTDGWIEIKELQIEGKKRMKIDEFLRGNTIAQ